The DNA region aatacccCGCCCTCAGAATCTTCcgggccatagcatgcccgttggcatgTGTTCCAAAGGAACCCTCATGGACTTCTACTAGCATCTATTTAGCCTCCCTGGTATCCACACATCGGAGtaaaaccatgtcatggtttcttttgtACAGAATGCTTCCACTCAacaagaaaccggctgccaaccttcttaATGTTCTTTTATCGTTGTTGAAAGCCTCTTTATGGGTACTCCTTGTTTTTTATGTATCGCTTGATGTTGAAGTACCAAGGTTTACAATCTTGTTCCTCCTCTATCAAACAACAATCGATGTATGGCAAGTCTCCGAGCAGAgtcagctggaacatggatgctAGAGTGGCAAGcacatcagccatttgattctcctcTATGGGAACATGGTGGAAAGAGACATCATCGAAGAACTCAGCCAACTTTTTGTAAGTTAGATAGGGTATTAGCTTATGACCCTTAGTCTCCCATTCTCCCCTCAACTGGTGAATTACCAAGGCTGAGTCTCCGTACACTTTGAGCAACTTGATGTTGAAGTCAATTGTTGCTTGGATcccgagggcgcatgcctcGTATTAGGCCATGTTGTTTGTGCAATCAAAACCCAATTTGGCCATGAAGGGAATTCATTGATTGTCGGGAGAGACCAAAGCCGCCACAACCCCATGGCCTAGGGCGTTGGACGCGCCGTCGAACCACATGACCCACTTATCCTTGTCCTTATCCTCTAACTTTTCTTTGAACAAGGCCATATTGTCTTCATCGGGAAACttcggatgcatgggctggtaatcattaagaggctgctgagccaaatagttTGCCAAGGCGCTTGCCTTTATCgacttttgggtgacatagacaATGTCGAACTCAGATAGCAAAACTTGCCACCAAGCGATCTACCCCGTAAGAGCGGGCTTTTCAAAAATGTACTTGactgggtccattttggataccaGCCAAGTGGTATGGCTCAACATATACTGCCTTAgacgatgggatgcccataccaaggcacaacatgtcctttccaacagagagtagttcatctcacaaGCCATGAACCTTTTGCTCAAGTAATAGACCGCCCGTTCTCTTTTTCTGGCATCGTCGTGCTACCCCAGCATGCATCCCATCGACTCATCCAACACTGTCATGTACTAGATAAGAGGTCTCTTGGGTACCGGCAGCATCAACACATGAGGATTAATAAGGCATTGcttgtgatgtaagctccactGGAGCttgtaaggtaaggtctgaaaacccatttcctgggcatcttcccatgaaggaacatggttcctcaccaactcaatgagtggtgctacaagtatagaaaaatatgggataaaccttttgtaaaagtttgataAGTTATGGAagtcccaaatttttcttatacttggtggagtgggccacgcaggaatgacctttattctcttagggttcatgggaaccccttgatcactatttaaaaaattaagaaaagtaatgcaataaaacatacctttttttctatattttcatgttgattattcctaccaaaaagtatgacaaacctaaggtgttccatatgagtacctaagtttgtattgaaactaaaaaaaagaacaaacctacctaatgggtccctatgtatacacaccatgaagatgttaggtgcatgagtgattttacaaaagagggttgcaccactcaaaacattcatcataccacctattttagggactcagtgcctaataatacctattttgggcaccaacaaagcacaaggatttaagctcttgtgaaccaaaccctcatccaacaacttctatactcgaggaataaactcaagcctaagagatgtggcaatgctagcaagtgtctttttacaaaagagaaaatgtggagattgtctaagagggaaagtttctttaatgtttgtc from Glycine soja cultivar W05 unplaced genomic scaffold, ASM419377v2 tig00006126_1_pilon, whole genome shotgun sequence includes:
- the LOC114404198 gene encoding uncharacterized protein LOC114404198, giving the protein MGIPSSKAVYVEPYHLAGIQNGPSQSIKASALANYLAQQPLNDYQPMHPKFPDEDNMALFKEKLEDKDKDKWVMWFDGASNALGHGVVAALACALGIQATIDFNIKLLKVYGDSALVIHQLRGEWETKGHKLIPYLTYKKLAEFFDDVSFHHVPIEENQMADVLATLASMFQLTLLGDLPYIDCCLIEEEQDCKPWYFNIKRYIKNKEYP